The Thiosulfativibrio zosterae genome has a window encoding:
- a CDS encoding NfeD family protein yields the protein MEPLLNEIPAWWMIGIGLVLMGAELFLTLFVLLFFGLGFILVGLASFGWHTSGEVQLLSAMLIGLALTFALRGFFLKTLNRESLTLETLQTGETGELIEHQGQLRVNYKGTSWAIQKAPNQTFKAGDLVKVIQLKNNMAQVEALTENS from the coding sequence ATGGAACCTTTATTAAACGAAATCCCCGCCTGGTGGATGATTGGCATAGGCTTGGTGCTGATGGGTGCTGAATTGTTTTTAACGCTGTTTGTGCTGTTGTTTTTTGGGTTAGGGTTTATTTTGGTGGGTTTAGCCAGTTTCGGCTGGCACACCTCCGGTGAGGTGCAATTGCTCAGTGCTATGTTGATTGGTTTAGCGCTGACTTTTGCATTAAGAGGCTTCTTTTTAAAAACCCTCAATCGTGAGAGCTTAACTCTAGAAACCTTGCAAACCGGTGAAACGGGTGAGCTTATTGAACATCAAGGGCAACTTAGGGTCAATTACAAAGGCACCAGCTGGGCAATTCAAAAAGCCCCCAACCAAACCTTTAAAGCCGGTGATTTGGTCAAAGTGATCCAATTAAAAAACAATATGGCACAGGTTGAAGCTTTAACTGAAAACTCATAA
- a CDS encoding SPFH domain-containing protein yields MDFFAFVIASSVLAFIYLLMAVKVVPQSDQWVIERLGKYHRTLEGGLSFIIPFIDTIRATYTTQEQIVDIPRQIVITKDNVSINIDAVVFIRINNGAQATYEILDLKHAVSQLAQTTLRSEIGRLELDETLSSRGDLNAALLSALDQASATWGAKVTRVEVADISVPQAVQTAMELQMEAERRRRATETEAEGEKNATIMQAEGERQKAFKQAEAVERMADAVRYEKEQHASGEQKAMELINEAMANNANAAEFLLAKDRIKAFAGLAASDSANKVVVPMEATELVGSLSLLTSLLNNQSPKG; encoded by the coding sequence ATGGACTTTTTTGCATTTGTCATCGCCAGTTCTGTGCTGGCATTTATCTACCTACTCATGGCCGTCAAGGTTGTGCCACAATCAGACCAATGGGTCATTGAACGCCTTGGTAAATACCACCGCACCCTAGAAGGTGGTTTGAGTTTTATCATTCCGTTTATCGATACCATACGCGCCACCTACACCACCCAAGAACAAATTGTCGATATTCCGCGTCAAATCGTCATTACCAAAGACAATGTCAGCATTAACATTGATGCGGTGGTGTTTATCCGAATCAACAATGGCGCACAAGCCACCTATGAAATTCTAGATTTAAAACACGCAGTATCGCAATTAGCACAGACCACTCTGCGTTCTGAAATCGGCCGCTTAGAACTCGATGAAACCCTCAGCTCGCGTGGTGATTTAAATGCCGCACTGCTCAGTGCACTTGACCAAGCCAGTGCCACTTGGGGGGCAAAAGTGACGCGTGTAGAAGTGGCGGATATTTCTGTGCCTCAAGCCGTGCAAACGGCAATGGAGTTACAAATGGAAGCCGAGCGTCGCCGTCGCGCCACCGAAACCGAAGCCGAAGGGGAAAAGAACGCCACCATTATGCAAGCCGAAGGAGAGCGCCAAAAAGCCTTTAAACAGGCCGAAGCCGTTGAGCGTATGGCGGATGCGGTGCGTTACGAAAAAGAACAACATGCCAGCGGTGAACAAAAAGCCATGGAGTTGATTAACGAAGCCATGGCAAACAATGCCAATGCTGCGGAATTTTTATTGGCCAAAGACCGCATTAAAGCCTTTGCTGGCCTAGCCGCAAGCGACTCTGCCAACAAGGTGGTGGTGCCCATGGAAGCGACTGAATTAGTGGGGTCTTTGTCGCTGCTGACCAGCTTATTGAATAATCAAAGCCCTAAAGGATAA
- a CDS encoding YhcH/YjgK/YiaL family protein produces the protein MILDRLEHADRYLAIHPGIAKAISYLEHKDLSGYEVGKHVIDGENLFVIIDEYETVAVETTEYESHKTYIDLQVVLKGQEDMGILPLNGQIPSKAYNPEKDFQLFSRDEPNGFMITVTEGMFAIFFPTDAHMPCIGVPARPVRKAVFKIRA, from the coding sequence ATGATTTTGGACCGCCTTGAGCACGCCGACCGCTATTTAGCCATTCACCCAGGCATTGCCAAAGCCATTAGCTATTTAGAACACAAAGACTTGTCAGGTTATGAAGTGGGGAAACATGTCATAGATGGGGAAAACCTATTTGTGATTATTGACGAATACGAAACCGTTGCGGTAGAAACCACCGAATACGAATCCCACAAAACCTACATAGACTTACAAGTGGTTTTAAAAGGCCAAGAAGACATGGGCATTTTACCGCTTAATGGGCAAATCCCCAGCAAAGCCTACAACCCCGAAAAAGATTTTCAATTGTTTTCGCGTGATGAACCCAATGGTTTTATGATTACCGTCACAGAAGGCATGTTTGCCATCTTCTTCCCCACCGACGCGCATATGCCCTGTATTGGCGTACCCGCAAGACCGGTACGCAAAGCGGTTTTTAAAATTCGCGCTTAA
- a CDS encoding acetolactate synthase large subunit: protein MKAAERFVKCLEAEGVEYIFGIPGEENLDLLNALQASSIKLVVTRHEQAAGFMAATYGRLTGKAGVCLATLGPGATNLVTAAAYAQLGGMPMVMITGQKPIKTSKQGQFQIINVVDMMRPITKYTQQISSAHNIPARIREAFRLAETERPGAVHLELPEDIARDTTDAPLIPPTQTRRPLAETKAIANAVELIQKALRPIILVGAGANRKSTGKMLRQLIDQTGIPFLSTQMGKGVVDERHPLYLGTAALSDNDWVHQAIKQADLIINIGHDVIEKPPFFMQADGFKVIHINYLSAAIDPVYFPQVDVVGDIANSIYQISEALKNCFTGNPNAFHSYLASLKSHLAENANNLQFPLIPQRLVHDIRQVMPEDGILTLDNGLYKIWFARNYLAYHHNTLLLDNALATMGAGLPSAIATKLVYPQRKVMAICGDGGFMMNSQELATAVRLKLDLIILVLNDNAYGMIEWKQQSMGFAPFGLELNNPDFKAYAESYGAIGHLLTRTEELQGLIEKCFHIPGVHLIEVPMDYHDCVQRLG from the coding sequence ATGAAAGCCGCAGAGCGATTTGTAAAGTGCCTAGAAGCCGAAGGTGTTGAGTATATTTTTGGTATTCCGGGCGAAGAAAACCTCGATTTACTGAATGCATTACAAGCCTCTTCAATCAAATTAGTGGTCACGCGTCACGAGCAAGCAGCCGGGTTTATGGCTGCCACCTATGGTCGCTTAACCGGCAAGGCAGGCGTTTGTTTAGCCACACTAGGACCTGGCGCCACCAACCTAGTCACTGCCGCAGCCTATGCGCAATTAGGCGGCATGCCCATGGTGATGATCACGGGACAAAAGCCCATTAAAACTTCAAAACAAGGGCAGTTTCAAATCATCAATGTGGTGGACATGATGCGACCCATCACCAAATACACCCAACAAATCAGCAGCGCCCATAATATCCCCGCCCGCATTCGTGAAGCCTTTCGCTTGGCCGAAACCGAACGACCTGGTGCCGTACATTTAGAATTACCAGAAGACATCGCGCGTGACACCACCGATGCACCCCTCATTCCCCCAACCCAAACTCGGCGCCCTTTGGCCGAAACCAAAGCCATTGCCAATGCGGTTGAGCTCATTCAAAAAGCCCTACGCCCCATTATTTTAGTCGGCGCTGGCGCTAATCGTAAAAGCACCGGCAAAATGTTACGCCAATTGATTGACCAAACCGGCATCCCCTTTTTAAGCACGCAAATGGGCAAAGGCGTGGTAGACGAACGCCACCCCCTTTACTTAGGAACAGCGGCCTTGTCGGATAATGATTGGGTTCATCAAGCCATTAAACAAGCCGATTTGATTATCAATATCGGGCATGATGTTATCGAAAAACCGCCCTTTTTTATGCAGGCCGATGGTTTTAAAGTCATCCACATTAACTATCTTTCGGCAGCGATTGACCCAGTTTATTTTCCGCAAGTCGATGTCGTGGGCGACATTGCCAACAGTATTTATCAAATCAGTGAAGCCTTAAAAAATTGTTTCACGGGAAACCCCAATGCGTTTCATAGCTATCTGGCCTCTTTAAAATCGCATCTCGCCGAAAACGCTAACAACCTACAATTTCCGCTCATTCCCCAACGCTTGGTGCACGACATCCGCCAAGTCATGCCTGAAGATGGCATTCTCACCCTAGATAATGGTCTATACAAAATTTGGTTTGCCCGCAATTATTTGGCTTATCACCACAACACCCTTTTGTTAGACAATGCGCTGGCAACCATGGGCGCAGGCTTGCCCTCTGCCATCGCCACCAAACTGGTCTATCCGCAGCGTAAAGTCATGGCCATTTGTGGAGATGGTGGATTTATGATGAATTCACAAGAATTGGCGACCGCTGTGCGCTTAAAACTGGATTTAATTATTTTGGTGCTCAACGACAATGCTTACGGCATGATTGAATGGAAACAACAATCCATGGGCTTTGCGCCTTTTGGGCTTGAACTCAACAATCCAGACTTTAAAGCCTATGCTGAAAGCTATGGCGCGATTGGTCATTTGCTCACTCGCACCGAAGAACTGCAAGGATTGATTGAAAAATGTTTTCACATCCCTGGCGTGCATCTTATTGAAGTGCCTATGGATTATCACGATTGTGTTCAACGATTAGGATAA
- a CDS encoding quinone-dependent dihydroorotate dehydrogenase, with product MKTYYDLKGLLNYFVYRWVLRPLIFLWPPEVAHNKLKAFGLWMGSGGFGRWVLRKLFYFEDLSLNTLVDGIHYRNPLGLSAGFDKDGELTDVYPELGFGFAELGSFTGEICPGNPGVGRRLFRMPKSKSILVWYGLNNQGSEKISSRLAGKNFAIPIGINAAKSNLNPEFDLQESMADYLKTLKAFENIGDYFTINISCPNTQDGEPFVNPENLDALLAAISAIRPADKPIYVKLAADLTLDEINIIVDACVKHGMNGVVLTNLAKPEFNQEYVKDELIFHKGAMSGLPLQRICTQVIRHVYRRTRGKLTIIGVGGIFTAEDAYEKITSGANLLEMITGMIYEGPQVMGEINRGLVELLKKDGFESISDAVGSRNPLPPLDT from the coding sequence ATGAAAACTTATTATGATTTGAAAGGATTATTAAACTATTTTGTCTATCGCTGGGTCTTAAGACCCTTGATATTCTTATGGCCACCTGAAGTTGCTCATAACAAACTCAAAGCCTTTGGTTTATGGATGGGTTCTGGCGGTTTTGGTCGTTGGGTGTTACGCAAGCTGTTTTATTTTGAAGACCTCAGTTTAAACACGCTTGTGGATGGTATTCATTATCGCAACCCTTTGGGGTTGTCAGCGGGGTTTGATAAAGATGGTGAACTCACCGATGTTTATCCCGAACTGGGGTTTGGGTTTGCGGAGTTGGGCTCTTTTACCGGCGAGATTTGTCCGGGGAATCCTGGCGTGGGGCGTCGCTTGTTTCGGATGCCGAAATCCAAATCCATTTTGGTTTGGTATGGGTTGAACAATCAAGGTTCAGAAAAAATTTCCAGCCGTTTGGCGGGCAAAAATTTTGCCATTCCGATTGGCATCAATGCCGCAAAATCTAATTTAAACCCTGAGTTTGATTTACAGGAATCCATGGCGGATTATCTAAAAACCTTAAAAGCCTTCGAAAATATCGGCGATTACTTCACCATTAATATTTCATGCCCCAATACGCAAGACGGCGAACCTTTTGTAAACCCAGAAAACTTAGATGCTTTGTTGGCTGCCATTAGCGCCATTCGTCCGGCGGATAAACCCATTTATGTAAAGTTGGCGGCGGATTTAACGCTGGATGAAATCAATATTATTGTGGATGCCTGTGTGAAACATGGCATGAATGGCGTGGTGTTAACCAATTTAGCCAAGCCGGAATTTAATCAAGAATATGTGAAAGACGAACTGATTTTTCATAAAGGTGCCATGAGCGGTTTGCCCTTACAACGCATCTGCACCCAAGTAATTCGCCATGTCTATCGGCGCACGCGGGGCAAGCTCACCATTATTGGGGTGGGTGGCATTTTCACCGCAGAAGATGCTTACGAAAAAATTACTTCGGGGGCAAACTTGCTAGAAATGATTACCGGCATGATTTACGAAGGTCCACAGGTGATGGGTGAAATTAATCGTGGGTTGGTGGAATTGCTGAAAAAGGATGGCTTTGAATCCATAAGCGATGCGGTTGGCAGTCGCAATCCTTTGCCACCGCTAGACACTTGA
- a CDS encoding YchE family NAAT transporter has protein sequence MLEFTEYTRFLIGLLAIVDPIGVIPIFLAMTVNYALEERRKIIQMIIIAVVSILFVALLFGEILLEFFGISINSFRVGGGILLLLMAINMMQSKDDAARKGKPSEFKDHNGSIAVVPLAMPLLAGPGAISAVIIEAHRHDTVMHYAFLGFIILILGMIIWALFQLTPWLSRHLSMMGISIITRIMGLLLAAISIEFIANGLKGLFPSLAS, from the coding sequence ATGTTAGAGTTTACAGAATACACGCGCTTTTTGATTGGATTATTGGCCATCGTCGACCCCATCGGGGTTATCCCGATTTTTTTAGCCATGACGGTGAATTATGCGTTAGAAGAAAGACGCAAAATTATTCAGATGATTATCATCGCCGTGGTGAGCATCCTGTTTGTGGCGCTACTTTTTGGCGAAATCTTGCTGGAGTTTTTTGGTATTTCGATTAATTCCTTCCGCGTGGGCGGCGGGATTTTGCTGTTGCTCATGGCCATTAACATGATGCAAAGTAAAGACGATGCCGCCAGAAAAGGCAAACCCAGCGAGTTTAAAGACCATAATGGATCCATTGCAGTCGTGCCTTTGGCAATGCCCCTATTGGCTGGGCCAGGCGCCATCAGTGCCGTGATTATTGAAGCCCATCGGCATGACACGGTGATGCATTATGCCTTTTTGGGATTCATCATTTTAATCTTGGGGATGATTATTTGGGCGCTATTCCAACTCACCCCTTGGCTATCAAGACACTTAAGCATGATGGGAATTAGCATCATCACTCGCATTATGGGCTTACTCTTAGCGGCCATTTCGATTGAATTTATTGCTAATGGCCTCAAAGGTTTGTTTCCCAGTTTAGCCAGTTAG
- a CDS encoding HIRAN domain-containing protein: MPLELTLQLKPVPKSSQWFLYEALGFKNKSIEPQDWAYLKQQLANLNPPWGYLLHKTPIAGLMHHDFNQAWSNLTQYQALKLQIETDNPYDANAIAVLTPEDLKLGYVPQDNKGELLSWLRQNADLKVRLNYLKPHYATISIYLAPAD; this comes from the coding sequence TTGCCTTTAGAGCTCACTTTGCAGCTTAAACCTGTGCCTAAAAGTTCGCAGTGGTTTTTGTATGAAGCCTTGGGGTTTAAAAATAAATCGATTGAACCGCAAGATTGGGCGTATTTAAAACAACAACTTGCCAACCTCAATCCGCCTTGGGGATATTTGCTGCACAAAACGCCCATTGCAGGCTTAATGCACCATGATTTTAACCAGGCCTGGTCAAATTTAACGCAATATCAGGCTTTAAAACTGCAAATTGAAACCGATAATCCTTATGATGCCAATGCCATCGCCGTTTTAACCCCAGAGGATTTAAAGCTGGGTTATGTGCCACAAGACAATAAAGGTGAGTTATTGAGTTGGTTGCGCCAAAATGCAGACCTTAAGGTTCGGTTAAATTATTTAAAACCCCATTATGCGACCATCAGCATTTACCTTGCTCCTGCTGACTAA
- a CDS encoding PcfJ domain-containing protein, whose protein sequence is MLNTIRPQSPYPLPLYDEGTGKSYLIDAWSNDLRVFEDQYGVSHETFYHRSFFVGKGELRDELKAVLPMIWLDWVNEISTVYRQPIAQLNGWQTAMPQLMMIRLMHHHRDFYEWVGQLAQTQDGGYLKLVWTLADVQNHPLPVQEAFLLSLPGQPRAEFLSRLSGVTLSKTQALKTRKVMLDSLQTSRNEVIQFLKLLANPLFNQVLADAEFVRLGALSELRKLPEFLWMGKVWQALSWLKQIEINRIFPPIILEAKPTQQKQIQKALAQVSDWHELEDCLWQLVNQLAQNADFPKPPLAGSEVLKPITSGKDLKNEGKAMQHCVGGYGSEVVKGQSYFYH, encoded by the coding sequence TTGCTTAATACTATAAGACCCCAATCTCCCTATCCTTTGCCCTTGTATGATGAGGGAACAGGCAAGTCTTATTTGATTGATGCTTGGTCAAACGATTTGCGAGTGTTTGAGGATCAGTATGGGGTTTCACATGAAACCTTTTATCACCGTAGTTTTTTTGTGGGCAAGGGTGAGTTGCGTGATGAATTGAAAGCGGTTTTGCCGATGATTTGGTTGGATTGGGTCAATGAGATTTCAACGGTTTATCGCCAACCCATTGCGCAGCTTAATGGCTGGCAAACCGCTATGCCACAGTTAATGATGATTCGGTTAATGCATCATCATCGTGATTTTTACGAATGGGTTGGTCAACTGGCACAAACTCAAGACGGTGGTTATTTAAAACTGGTATGGACCCTAGCCGATGTACAAAACCATCCATTACCCGTGCAAGAGGCCTTTTTATTGAGTTTACCTGGGCAACCCAGAGCAGAATTTTTAAGTCGTTTAAGCGGTGTGACTTTAAGCAAAACCCAGGCGTTAAAAACCCGCAAAGTGATGTTGGATAGTTTGCAGACCTCTCGAAATGAGGTGATTCAGTTTTTAAAATTGTTGGCGAACCCACTGTTTAATCAAGTCTTAGCGGATGCCGAGTTTGTGCGCCTAGGTGCCTTGAGCGAATTGCGCAAACTCCCCGAATTTTTGTGGATGGGTAAAGTGTGGCAAGCCCTAAGCTGGCTTAAGCAAATCGAGATTAATCGCATTTTTCCACCTATCATTTTAGAGGCCAAACCGACTCAACAAAAACAAATTCAAAAAGCCTTAGCGCAGGTGTCAGACTGGCACGAGTTGGAAGATTGCTTGTGGCAGTTGGTCAATCAGTTGGCACAAAATGCCGATTTCCCCAAACCACCTTTGGCAGGTTCAGAGGTTTTAAAGCCCATCACCAGCGGCAAGGATTTAAAAAACGAAGGCAAAGCCATGCAGCATTGTGTGGGGGGTTATGGCTCTGAGGTGGTGAAAGGTCAGAGTTATTTTTATCATTAG